From a region of the Mauremys mutica isolate MM-2020 ecotype Southern chromosome 12, ASM2049712v1, whole genome shotgun sequence genome:
- the LOC123345019 gene encoding olfactory receptor 1009-like, producing the protein MENQTTVTEFILRKLSSDPQMQIFLFSMFLVIYLITLGSNIVIMVVIRADSHLHTPMYFFLFHLSFLDICYSSVTVPNMLINFLAEHKTISVNGCIVQMFFILLSIGAEVLILSAMAYDRYAAICDPLHYMERMSKGICVQLVSGAWTISFFHALLNTVFTSKLRFCGLNEINHFSCELPPLLQRSCTDTLTSQVVLLTSVVIFGSSSCLLTLISYMYIISTILRIRSAEGRHKAFSTCSSHLIVVALWYLTAFFQYTKPSSVSSVVLDEIFSIQYSILTPMLNPIIYSLKNKEVKIALGKTLGKLKFLK; encoded by the coding sequence ATGGAAAATCAAACCACAGTGACCGAATTTATTCTCCGGAAACTTTCCAGTGACCCACAGATGCAGATTTTCCTCTTCTCAATGTTTTTAGTTATTTACCTAATCACTCTGGGTAGTAACATAGTGATCATGGTGGTGATAAGAGCTGATTCTCACCTTCACACCCCTATGTACTTCTTTCTCTTCCATTTATCCTTTCTTGATATCTGCTATTCCTCAGTCACGGTACCTAATATGCTGATAAACTTCCTAGCAGAACACAAAACTATTTCTGTCAATGGCTGCATTGTCCAGATGTTCTTCATCCTCCTCTCAATTGGTGCTGAAGTTCTCATTCTCTCAGCCATGGCTTATGACCGCTACGCTGCCATCTGTGACCCATTGCATTACATGGAGAGAATGAGCAAAGGGATCTGTGTTCAGCTGGTGAGTGGGGCATGGACAATAAGCTTCTTCCATGCCCTGCTTAACACTGTTTTTACCTCCAAGTTGCGTTTCTGTGGGCTCAATGAAATCAACCATTTCAGCTGTGAACTCCCTCCTCTATTACAAAGATCCTGCACAGACACCCTCACCAGTCAAGTGGTGCTTCTTACTTCTGTTGTGATATTTGGGTCAAGCTCCTGCCTCCTCACGTTGATCTCCTACATGtacatcatctccaccatcctgaggaTACGGTCTGCGGAGGGcaggcataaagccttctccacctgcagctcccaccttatTGTGGTTGCTTTATGGTACCTGACAGCCTTTTTCCAGTACACAAAACCCAGCTCAGTCTCCTCTGTGGTTCTGGATGAAATATTCTCCATCCAGTACAGCATCTTGAcccccatgttaaaccccatcatctacagcctgaaaaacaaggaggtgaaaATAGCACTAGGGAAAACATTGGGGAAATTGAAGTTTCTGAAATAG